From a region of the Bacillota bacterium genome:
- the rbsK gene encoding ribokinase, which yields MKADIVVIGSLNVDLVVRTARRPAPGETVSGDEFRMIPGGKGANQAVAAARLGGKVAMLGRVGDDPFGQSLVGSLRAAGVHTDGVLRTPGVPTGTALIIVEHSGQNSIVVVAGANGLLSPADVETAAEVIASARVLMLQLEIPLDTVRKAVELAHNRRVTVLLDPAPARPLPPELLRQVDIITPNESEAAVLTGRQVTDLKSAKLAASDLLRQGANRVLIKLGPRGALLAEGNRFEHCRGFPVEAVDTTAAGDAFAGGLAVALVEGKDLSNAVTFANAVGALSVTRFGAQTSMPSRPEVEQFLRERG from the coding sequence GTGAAGGCGGATATAGTCGTCATCGGCAGTCTCAACGTGGACCTCGTGGTACGCACCGCACGCCGACCAGCTCCCGGTGAGACCGTCTCCGGGGACGAGTTCAGGATGATACCTGGGGGCAAGGGGGCCAACCAGGCGGTGGCCGCCGCCCGTTTGGGCGGCAAAGTGGCCATGCTGGGCCGGGTGGGAGATGATCCCTTTGGCCAGAGCCTCGTTGGCAGCCTCAGGGCGGCAGGAGTACACACAGACGGGGTCCTGCGGACCCCGGGCGTGCCCACCGGCACGGCCCTGATCATCGTTGAGCACAGCGGCCAGAACAGCATCGTGGTGGTAGCGGGCGCCAACGGCTTGCTGTCTCCGGCCGACGTGGAGACTGCAGCCGAGGTAATCGCTTCCGCCAGGGTCCTCATGCTCCAGCTGGAAATACCGTTGGACACCGTCCGCAAGGCGGTGGAACTGGCGCACAACAGGCGGGTAACGGTTCTGCTCGACCCGGCCCCGGCGCGGCCGCTTCCACCTGAACTCCTGCGCCAGGTGGACATCATCACTCCCAACGAGAGCGAGGCAGCGGTCTTGACCGGCCGCCAGGTGACGGACTTAAAGAGTGCCAAGCTGGCCGCCTCCGACCTCCTCAGGCAGGGTGCCAATCGGGTACTGATCAAGCTGGGTCCACGGGGGGCGCTGCTGGCCGAGGGCAACCGGTTCGAGCACTGCCGCGGCTTCCCGGTAGAGGCAGTTGACACCACTGCCGCCGGAGATGCCTTTGCCGGGGGCCTGGCGGTGGCCCTGGTGGAGGGAAAAGACCTGAGCAACGCGGTGACCTTCGCCAACGCCGTGGGGGCCCTGTCCGTTACCAGGTTCGGGGCCCAAACCTCCATGCCCTCACGGCCTGAGGTGGAGCAATTCCTGCGGGAGAGGGGGTGA
- a CDS encoding LacI family DNA-binding transcriptional regulator encodes MRDVARRAGVGVATVSRVLNSNGYVSNATRQKVLRAVEELNYQPNNLARSLATGRSRLIALVIPDITNPFFPTIARGVEDAASTMGYTVVLCNTDGDTAQEMAYVKTLRERRVDGIIFTVSSCDSTAVWELLRGHFPLALIDRQVEGARVDAVLVDNVASAREATRHLIRLGHRRIAHISGPPQLTTSRDRLRGYLEALGEAGLEANETLIRAGDFRYPSGYARMKELLEAPDPPTAVFAANDLMAIGAIRALEESGRRVPDDVAVVGFDDILLASLVRPALTTVSQPAYQMGVTATELLIRRMYGRVTGPPQEVFLTPQLVIRESCGGKEHTG; translated from the coding sequence ATCAGGGATGTCGCCCGGCGTGCCGGGGTGGGAGTGGCCACGGTGTCCCGAGTGCTGAACAGCAACGGGTACGTCAGCAACGCCACCCGGCAGAAGGTGCTGCGGGCAGTAGAGGAGCTGAACTATCAGCCCAACAACCTGGCCCGCAGCCTGGCTACCGGCAGAAGCCGTCTCATAGCCCTGGTCATCCCCGACATCACCAACCCCTTCTTCCCCACCATCGCCCGCGGCGTCGAGGACGCAGCCAGCACCATGGGTTACACGGTGGTCCTGTGTAACACCGACGGCGACACAGCCCAGGAGATGGCCTATGTCAAGACCCTCAGGGAGCGCCGGGTCGACGGCATCATCTTTACGGTCAGCTCTTGCGACAGCACGGCCGTATGGGAGTTGTTGCGCGGGCATTTCCCGCTGGCCCTCATCGACCGGCAGGTCGAGGGTGCCCGGGTGGATGCGGTCCTGGTGGACAACGTCGCGTCCGCCCGGGAGGCCACCCGCCATCTTATCCGCCTCGGGCACCGGCGGATCGCCCACATCAGCGGGCCACCGCAACTGACCACCAGCCGGGATCGCCTGAGGGGCTACCTGGAGGCCCTCGGGGAGGCCGGTCTGGAGGCAAACGAAACCCTCATCAGGGCGGGGGATTTCAGGTACCCTTCCGGTTATGCGCGGATGAAAGAACTGCTCGAGGCCCCAGATCCCCCGACTGCGGTATTTGCCGCCAACGACCTGATGGCCATCGGCGCCATCCGGGCCCTGGAGGAGTCAGGCCGCCGGGTGCCCGACGACGTGGCGGTAGTGGGCTTCGATGACATCCTGCTGGCGTCGCTGGTAAGGCCGGCCCTCACCACGGTCAGCCAGCCAGCGTACCAGATGGGGGTCACGGCTACCGAGCTGCTCATCCGGCGGATGTACGGCCGGGTCACCGGACCCCCGCAAGAGGTATTCCTGACCCCCCAACTGGTGATCAGGGAATCTTGTGGAGGGAAGGAGCACACCGGGTGA
- a CDS encoding spore coat protein, whose protein sequence is MPTQRELTELSEMIREQQDAARKLTILSDQCQDPRLRSMIDSHSNRFRNNVRKLEGHLGVHGRLGGTDVEVGTIGGPVTREFGARSPERIFSDRDIASDCLKDCKYFATRATMAAAEASNPNLRNDLLSQASEHLGMAYELYKFMEDKGWYKHPSARPEDVNSVAQWLQGTAPRA, encoded by the coding sequence ATGCCAACCCAGAGGGAACTCACGGAACTGAGCGAGATGATCAGGGAGCAGCAGGACGCCGCGCGGAAGCTGACCATCCTTTCGGACCAGTGTCAGGACCCCAGGCTGCGGAGCATGATCGACAGCCACTCCAACCGCTTCCGCAACAACGTCCGGAAGCTGGAAGGGCACCTGGGCGTCCACGGGCGCCTGGGCGGCACCGACGTAGAGGTCGGCACCATCGGGGGCCCCGTGACCCGCGAGTTTGGTGCCCGCAGCCCAGAACGCATCTTCTCCGATCGCGACATCGCCAGCGACTGCCTGAAGGACTGCAAGTACTTCGCCACCCGGGCCACCATGGCCGCCGCGGAAGCCTCCAACCCCAACCTGCGCAACGACCTCCTTTCGCAGGCTTCCGAGCACCTGGGCATGGCCTACGAACTGTACAAGTTCATGGAGGACAAGGGCTGGTACAAGCACCCCTCGGCCCGGCCCGAGGACGTCAACTCGGTCGCCCAGTGGCTGCAGGGGACCGCCCCCAGAGCTTGA
- the arsC gene encoding arsenate reductase (thioredoxin) yields the protein MAKKRVMFLCTGNSCRSQMAAGFARHLGGDRWQVYSAGLEPAGLNPRAVEVMRELGIDISGQVSRAIDPDLLRSMDLVVTLCGDARDRCPVTPPHIRRLHWPLPDPARAEGTEEEIMAVFRRVRDEIQELVAQLLQEVAE from the coding sequence ATGGCGAAGAAGCGCGTCATGTTCCTCTGTACCGGCAATTCATGCCGCAGCCAGATGGCGGCGGGGTTCGCCCGTCACCTGGGCGGTGACAGGTGGCAGGTATACAGTGCCGGCCTGGAGCCCGCCGGGCTCAATCCCCGGGCGGTGGAGGTGATGAGAGAACTGGGGATAGACATCTCGGGGCAGGTCTCCAGGGCCATCGATCCCGACCTCTTGCGTTCCATGGATCTGGTGGTTACTCTGTGTGGTGACGCCCGCGACCGGTGCCCCGTGACCCCTCCCCACATCCGCCGCCTGCACTGGCCGCTTCCCGATCCGGCCCGGGCGGAGGGGACGGAGGAAGAGATCATGGCCGTGTTCCGCCGGGTGCGGGACGAAATACAAGAGCTGGTTGCTCAACTGTTGCAGGAGGTGGCAGAGTGA
- a CDS encoding class II aldolase/adducin family protein: MNFAFAGERQTPALDWLAAGLEDVLRRHGHTLVDAGSDDIRLVLNFTRAERPEPYRRRSQATFVVSVIQVPERPADILRAAYPLLVQSLSNLLIYVVGEERAVRETYFVTLERGYYPLAVEPGDAAYFARIYERLAPLASSRLVIRNEFVPDLPPELWNGDEVTEQLRWASRKLEELDLLPAPFPIREILSERDFRHVQHLYGIGGLSYGNLSARHGPRSYWMSASGVNKARLETIGRDILLVTGYDPEKNAMILSVPPHVEPRRVSVDAIEHWMIYTTHPEVKAIVHVHAWMDGVPSTEVNYPCGTYELACAVADLVSRSPDPACAVVGLKNHGLTITGRSLPEIFGRIEGKILRQVPMS; this comes from the coding sequence GTGAACTTCGCCTTTGCGGGGGAAAGACAAACGCCGGCCCTGGACTGGCTGGCGGCGGGGCTGGAGGATGTGCTGCGCCGGCACGGTCATACCCTTGTGGACGCCGGCAGCGACGACATCCGGCTGGTGCTCAACTTCACGCGGGCGGAGCGGCCGGAACCCTACCGGCGCCGGTCGCAGGCGACTTTCGTGGTCTCCGTCATCCAGGTGCCGGAGAGACCGGCCGACATCCTCAGGGCTGCCTACCCGTTACTGGTGCAGTCGCTTTCCAACCTCCTGATCTACGTGGTGGGCGAAGAGCGGGCCGTCCGGGAGACATACTTCGTAACCCTGGAACGGGGCTACTATCCACTGGCCGTTGAGCCGGGGGACGCCGCCTACTTTGCCCGTATATACGAGCGCCTGGCACCGCTGGCCTCCTCGCGGCTGGTGATCAGGAACGAGTTCGTGCCCGACCTGCCCCCGGAACTGTGGAACGGGGACGAAGTCACCGAGCAATTGCGCTGGGCGAGCAGGAAGCTGGAGGAACTGGATCTGCTCCCCGCCCCGTTCCCCATCCGGGAAATCCTCTCCGAGAGGGATTTCCGGCACGTGCAGCACCTGTACGGGATCGGGGGCCTGAGTTACGGGAACCTGAGCGCCCGCCACGGACCCCGCAGTTACTGGATGAGCGCCAGCGGGGTGAACAAGGCCCGCCTGGAGACAATCGGGCGCGACATCCTGCTGGTGACCGGATACGACCCCGAGAAAAACGCCATGATCCTGAGTGTTCCCCCGCACGTGGAACCGCGACGGGTTTCGGTGGACGCCATTGAGCACTGGATGATATACACCACCCACCCCGAGGTGAAGGCCATCGTCCACGTGCACGCCTGGATGGATGGTGTTCCTTCCACCGAAGTGAACTACCCGTGCGGCACCTACGAGCTGGCCTGCGCGGTGGCCGACCTGGTGAGCAGGAGCCCCGACCCCGCCTGCGCGGTGGTGGGGCTGAAGAACCACGGCCTCACCATCACCGGCCGCAGCCTGCCGGAGATATTCGGACGGATCGAGGGCAAGATACTGCGCCAGGTGCCCATGTCCTGA
- a CDS encoding 4Fe-4S binding protein, whose translation MKRLIVRIDEEKCNGCGLCIPACAEGALKIVDGKARLVDDRLCDGLGACLGHCPQGAITVEEREADPFAPPHPADHAPPRTSAHAATMVEDRAEPVMEHGAAPPAPELPCGCPGAAVRALSSTLGNWPLQIHLVPPGAPFLQNADLVVAADCTAFACPDFHRRFLPGRALLVGCPKLDDVPAYIEKLAAIVGTAHPERITVVHMEVPCCFGMTYVVRQALARAGASIPTDEVVITVRGEVRLPSA comes from the coding sequence ATGAAGAGGCTTATCGTGAGGATTGACGAGGAAAAGTGCAACGGCTGCGGGTTGTGCATCCCCGCCTGCGCGGAAGGGGCCCTGAAGATCGTTGACGGCAAGGCCCGCCTCGTGGATGACCGCCTTTGTGACGGCCTGGGTGCGTGCCTGGGCCACTGCCCGCAGGGCGCCATCACCGTCGAGGAACGGGAGGCTGACCCCTTCGCCCCGCCCCACCCCGCGGATCACGCACCCCCCCGAACTTCCGCGCACGCAGCAACGATGGTGGAAGACAGGGCAGAACCTGTGATGGAGCATGGGGCGGCGCCTCCCGCACCGGAGCTGCCCTGTGGATGCCCGGGCGCGGCCGTGAGGGCTCTGTCATCTACGCTGGGGAACTGGCCCCTGCAAATTCACCTGGTGCCGCCGGGAGCCCCGTTCCTCCAGAACGCGGACCTGGTGGTGGCGGCCGACTGCACCGCCTTCGCCTGCCCCGATTTCCACCGCCGCTTCCTGCCCGGCCGGGCCCTGCTGGTGGGGTGCCCCAAGCTCGACGATGTCCCGGCCTACATCGAGAAGCTGGCGGCCATCGTGGGCACGGCACACCCGGAGCGCATCACCGTGGTGCACATGGAAGTCCCCTGCTGCTTCGGCATGACGTACGTAGTGCGACAGGCCCTTGCCCGAGCAGGAGCCAGCATCCCCACAGACGAGGTTGTGATAACGGTCAGGGGAGAGGTCAGGCTGCCATCGGCCTGA
- a CDS encoding Rrf2 family transcriptional regulator has protein sequence MLVTRKAEYAIAALVDLALQEGRERVPSREIARRQGIPVNLIVQLLGRMREAGWVEAARGPAGGVRLVRDPGEISLRQVIEFFEGPVGITRCLVYEGSCQNQPTCPLRGIWARAQARMLEVLDSTTIRDLAEARRVLERAGS, from the coding sequence TTGCTGGTAACCAGGAAAGCAGAGTATGCCATCGCCGCGCTGGTGGATCTGGCCCTCCAGGAAGGGAGAGAGCGGGTGCCCTCCCGGGAGATCGCTCGGCGGCAGGGCATTCCCGTCAATTTGATCGTCCAGTTGCTCGGGCGCATGAGAGAGGCGGGGTGGGTGGAGGCAGCGCGAGGGCCGGCGGGCGGGGTGCGACTGGTGCGCGATCCTGGCGAGATCTCGCTGCGCCAGGTGATCGAGTTCTTTGAAGGGCCAGTGGGCATCACCCGGTGCCTGGTGTACGAGGGAAGTTGCCAGAACCAGCCCACCTGCCCCTTGCGGGGGATCTGGGCCCGCGCCCAGGCGCGGATGCTGGAGGTGCTCGACAGTACCACCATCCGCGACCTGGCCGAGGCGCGGCGCGTGCTGGAGCGCGCCGGGTCTTGA
- a CDS encoding sodium:calcium antiporter: MKRFLPVVLAFLAAMPWIVLRLIGYHYSPPVTAALSGLAILGAAFLLSWAAEVAQLEISAALAVAILSLIAVLPEYSVDMYFAWQAGKDPTYAQYAAANMTGANRLLIGLGWSTVLLLYWWKSKKPVLHFERKDAVELGALTIATVYAFLLPIKGTLSLLDSVILIAIFVMYIRATSRQGVEEPELIGPAEALAALPRGPRRAVTVAMFLYAAFAILMSAECFAEGLVETGTMLGIDEFFLVQWLAPLASEAPEFIVAALFALQGRAHLGVRTMISSKVNQWTLLIGMLPLTYAVSTSSIHPLVLDHRQVQEVLLTVAQSAFAIAVLANMDYTVGAALALMVLFVSQLLTPHLHFVFSIIYLFLTAGLLVVQRKRVAGVVMAVGNILRPGVVPAGEGETASGAPEHVTE, translated from the coding sequence GTGAAGCGTTTCTTGCCCGTGGTGCTGGCCTTCCTGGCCGCCATGCCCTGGATCGTGCTTCGGCTGATCGGGTACCACTACAGCCCTCCGGTGACGGCGGCCCTATCGGGGCTGGCAATCCTCGGTGCCGCCTTCCTTCTCTCCTGGGCAGCCGAGGTGGCCCAGCTGGAGATATCGGCCGCGCTTGCCGTGGCTATCCTGTCGCTGATCGCTGTACTGCCGGAGTATTCGGTGGACATGTACTTCGCCTGGCAGGCGGGCAAGGATCCCACCTACGCCCAGTACGCCGCCGCCAATATGACCGGGGCCAACCGGTTGCTCATCGGGCTGGGCTGGAGCACCGTACTCCTTCTTTACTGGTGGAAGTCGAAAAAGCCGGTTCTCCACTTCGAAAGGAAGGACGCGGTGGAACTGGGCGCCCTCACGATCGCCACCGTGTACGCCTTCCTGCTTCCCATCAAGGGAACCCTCTCCCTCCTGGATAGCGTCATCCTGATTGCCATCTTCGTCATGTACATCCGGGCCACATCCCGACAGGGGGTGGAGGAACCGGAACTGATCGGCCCCGCCGAGGCGCTTGCCGCATTGCCCCGGGGGCCCAGGCGGGCCGTTACGGTGGCCATGTTCCTCTACGCGGCCTTCGCCATCTTGATGTCGGCGGAATGCTTTGCCGAAGGCCTGGTGGAGACGGGTACCATGCTGGGCATCGACGAGTTCTTCCTAGTGCAGTGGCTGGCACCCCTGGCCTCGGAGGCCCCCGAGTTCATAGTGGCGGCCCTCTTCGCTCTGCAGGGGCGAGCTCACCTGGGTGTGCGCACCATGATTTCTTCCAAGGTCAACCAGTGGACCCTGCTCATCGGCATGCTGCCCCTGACCTACGCTGTTTCCACCAGCAGTATCCATCCTCTGGTTCTGGACCACCGCCAAGTGCAGGAAGTGCTTCTCACCGTGGCCCAGAGCGCCTTCGCCATCGCCGTCCTGGCCAACATGGACTACACGGTGGGGGCAGCCCTGGCCCTCATGGTGCTGTTTGTGAGCCAGCTTCTGACCCCGCACCTGCACTTCGTGTTCAGCATCATCTACCTGTTCCTCACTGCGGGGTTGCTGGTTGTGCAGAGGAAACGCGTGGCGGGCGTGGTCATGGCCGTGGGCAACATCCTCCGCCCGGGCGTCGTCCCTGCGGGGGAAGGGGAAACCGCATCCGGGGCTCCCGAACACGTCACTGAGTAG
- a CDS encoding ATP-binding protein, translating to MRASLRGRIMGGYVLITALALVVGMWSAFNYVRFSGQLNAMMVQNYRSVVAATHMVAALERQDSAALMLLLGDPESGALFERARTDFLGWLARAEDNVTLPGEGEVVARIRARYLDYCRALETIWGDRDHALPADTVSAAYRGLVLPRFDAARQACWELFAMNDQAMSNVQARMTAASARAAWSTLLVGVMALVMAVVLGFTVSEVIARPVRRLAESARRVGEGHLDETIEVRGRDEVGLLAAEFNAMVEKLREVRASNVARLAASRRKLEAVIDAIGDGLVVTDTALRIESANPVAQEVFGWKGDDLAGRPFSHVVHDARLVELVEREAARASSPPDGEPSEPVLVEHARGGRRRCYLAEATAVRLGEEVLGVVLLLRDVTAVEEVERSRSRFMSAISHELRTPLASLTMGIGLLAESKVLRGCPREAELVDILKEDSRRLSRLVDELFELSRLQSGQLPLSFTRVEVAEMVESATLPFVAQAEAQGVELRREVPAGLPAVRADREKVTWVISNLVANALRYTPAGGRIAVSAEPHGAMVYVSVADTGIGIPREKQEAIFQPYVQLEDRAGGGAGLGLAISRDIVRAHGGRLFVESEPGRGSKFTFSLPVEP from the coding sequence ATGAGGGCCAGCCTGCGCGGCAGGATCATGGGCGGGTACGTGCTCATCACGGCCCTGGCACTGGTCGTGGGGATGTGGTCGGCTTTCAACTACGTCCGCTTCTCGGGCCAGTTGAACGCCATGATGGTGCAGAACTACCGCAGTGTGGTGGCAGCCACCCATATGGTGGCGGCACTGGAGAGACAGGACAGTGCGGCCCTCATGTTGCTGCTCGGCGACCCGGAGTCAGGGGCACTGTTCGAGCGGGCCCGGACGGATTTCCTGGGATGGCTGGCCCGGGCAGAAGATAACGTCACCCTGCCCGGAGAAGGGGAAGTGGTGGCCCGCATCCGGGCGCGCTACCTGGATTACTGCCGTGCCCTGGAGACCATCTGGGGAGACCGCGACCACGCCCTGCCGGCAGACACCGTGAGTGCGGCCTATCGAGGCCTGGTGTTGCCGCGGTTCGATGCCGCCCGCCAGGCCTGCTGGGAACTCTTCGCCATGAACGACCAGGCCATGAGCAACGTGCAGGCCCGCATGACTGCGGCCAGCGCTCGGGCCGCCTGGTCCACCCTGCTGGTGGGGGTGATGGCTCTGGTGATGGCCGTGGTGCTGGGATTCACGGTGTCAGAGGTTATTGCCCGTCCCGTGCGGCGCCTAGCCGAATCCGCCCGCCGGGTGGGGGAGGGGCACCTGGATGAAACCATAGAGGTGCGGGGCCGGGACGAGGTCGGGCTGCTGGCTGCTGAGTTCAATGCCATGGTGGAAAAACTACGGGAAGTGCGGGCCTCCAACGTGGCCCGCCTGGCGGCCAGCCGGCGCAAGCTGGAGGCGGTCATAGACGCCATCGGGGATGGTCTGGTGGTAACCGACACCGCCCTGCGCATCGAATCAGCCAACCCCGTGGCCCAGGAAGTGTTCGGATGGAAGGGGGACGACCTGGCCGGTCGGCCTTTTTCGCACGTGGTGCATGATGCCCGGCTGGTGGAACTGGTGGAGCGCGAGGCGGCCCGGGCTTCCTCCCCTCCGGATGGCGAACCCAGCGAGCCGGTACTGGTTGAGCACGCTCGGGGCGGGAGACGCCGCTGCTACCTGGCGGAGGCCACCGCTGTCCGGCTCGGCGAGGAGGTGCTCGGGGTGGTGCTCCTACTCCGGGACGTAACGGCCGTGGAAGAAGTGGAGCGGTCCCGGTCCCGGTTCATGTCGGCCATTTCTCACGAATTGCGTACTCCTCTGGCATCGCTGACCATGGGGATCGGCCTCCTGGCCGAGAGCAAGGTCTTGCGGGGATGCCCCAGGGAGGCGGAGCTGGTGGACATCCTGAAGGAGGACTCCCGGCGGCTCTCCCGCCTGGTGGACGAACTCTTCGAGTTGAGCAGGTTGCAGTCGGGGCAGTTGCCCCTTAGCTTTACCCGGGTGGAGGTGGCGGAGATGGTAGAGAGCGCCACCCTGCCTTTCGTGGCCCAGGCCGAGGCCCAGGGGGTGGAGTTGCGCCGGGAGGTCCCCGCCGGTTTGCCAGCGGTGCGTGCCGATCGAGAGAAGGTGACCTGGGTGATTTCCAACCTGGTGGCCAACGCCCTGCGCTACACACCGGCCGGGGGCCGGATCGCCGTATCCGCGGAGCCCCACGGGGCTATGGTCTACGTCAGCGTTGCCGACACCGGGATCGGCATCCCCAGGGAGAAGCAGGAGGCCATCTTCCAGCCTTATGTTCAGTTGGAGGACAGGGCCGGGGGAGGTGCGGGCCTGGGCCTGGCCATTTCGCGGGATATCGTGCGTGCCCACGGGGGCCGTCTCTTTGTGGAAAGCGAACCTGGCCGGGGCAGCAAGTTCACGTTCAGCCTCCCTGTGGAGCCTTGA
- a CDS encoding response regulator has product MARILVVDDEKNIRVTLQQCLADAGHEVDLAVSGEHALEKLEKGEYDLVLLDIKLPDIDGVEVLRRIKHRRPEQAVVMITAYGTIETAVETMKLGALDYLQKPFTPEEIRNVVATVLARERVTEEEAEQSFRAAVEYAKACIARSRPEDAIPHLKRAVSLNPNHPEAYSLLGLVAELRGDVLGALKMYRAALAVDPGYRPALSNLERATGWRYTPPAPQL; this is encoded by the coding sequence TTGGCCAGGATCCTGGTGGTGGATGACGAGAAGAACATAAGGGTGACCCTGCAACAGTGCCTGGCGGATGCCGGGCACGAGGTGGACCTGGCGGTGAGCGGGGAACACGCCCTGGAGAAGCTGGAGAAGGGCGAATACGATCTGGTGCTGCTGGACATCAAGCTTCCCGACATAGACGGGGTGGAGGTGCTGCGCCGCATCAAGCACCGCCGGCCGGAGCAGGCGGTGGTCATGATCACCGCTTACGGTACCATCGAGACGGCGGTGGAGACCATGAAGCTGGGGGCGCTGGACTACCTGCAGAAACCCTTCACCCCCGAGGAAATCCGGAACGTGGTCGCCACGGTGCTGGCGAGGGAGCGGGTGACGGAAGAAGAAGCGGAGCAGTCGTTCCGGGCCGCAGTGGAGTACGCCAAGGCCTGCATTGCCCGTTCCCGCCCCGAGGACGCCATCCCTCACCTCAAGCGTGCGGTCTCGCTGAATCCCAACCATCCCGAGGCGTACAGTCTGCTGGGGCTGGTGGCGGAGCTGCGGGGGGACGTGCTGGGAGCCCTCAAGATGTACCGGGCGGCGCTGGCGGTGGACCCGGGATACCGTCCGGCCCTGTCCAACCTGGAGCGCGCCACCGGTTGGCGATATACGCCGCCTGCCCCGCAGCTCTGA
- a CDS encoding TrkA family potassium uptake protein has product MYIIVAGCGSLGAELARTLADEGHDVVVIDRDRTAFERLGPGFDGVTVSGTAIDADVLRQAGADRADALAAVTGSDQVNLMVGQVASRLFGLRRVVIRVSDPQLEETYRRLGFQTLRPGKSAVAQVRCLLGAGALMHLLALGTGDVELVQFAVRPSLAGEPLERLVIPGKCHPAGVVRRGRVLLPGPDLRLEEGDGVLALIRLDARAAVLAWIHEEP; this is encoded by the coding sequence ATGTACATCATAGTGGCAGGATGCGGGAGCCTGGGGGCGGAACTGGCACGCACCCTGGCCGACGAGGGGCATGACGTGGTGGTGATCGACCGGGACCGGACCGCTTTCGAGCGGTTGGGTCCTGGTTTCGACGGGGTCACGGTATCGGGAACCGCCATCGACGCGGACGTTCTGCGACAGGCGGGGGCCGACCGGGCGGACGCCCTGGCGGCGGTGACGGGCAGCGACCAGGTCAACCTTATGGTGGGGCAGGTGGCTTCCCGGCTGTTTGGCCTGCGCCGGGTGGTGATACGGGTTTCCGATCCCCAACTGGAAGAGACATACCGTCGCCTGGGATTTCAGACCCTGCGCCCGGGGAAGTCCGCGGTGGCCCAGGTGCGGTGCCTGCTTGGCGCCGGGGCGCTCATGCACCTTCTGGCCCTTGGCACGGGTGACGTGGAACTGGTGCAGTTTGCAGTCCGTCCCTCGCTGGCCGGGGAGCCGCTGGAGCGACTGGTGATTCCGGGCAAATGCCACCCCGCGGGGGTAGTGCGACGGGGGAGGGTGCTCCTGCCGGGTCCCGATCTCCGCCTGGAGGAAGGAGACGGTGTCTTGGCGCTCATCCGCCTGGACGCCCGTGCCGCGGTCTTGGCCTGGATCCATGAAGAGCCATAG
- a CDS encoding NAD-binding protein: protein MRVVVVGGGKVGFYLARTLQEKHHQVSVVEKNPRRAVMLAEQLPVLVIAGDGTNPAYLADAGADRAQVLAAVTGLDEVNLVACQVAREEFGVPRTIARVNNPKNQHVLQQLGVDIAVSSTSIIARFIERETSMGALRELLTFHRGEMALVEAQLDEGAPAAGRTVRELAAHLPADSVLVAVVRGEHVVFPRGDTVLLPHDGVLALTTTEREEALMRALVGRGAKAASTRRPGGGTTRADGPAAGGGAALDGPAPGGGSSRPRPVAPGWRG from the coding sequence ATGCGAGTGGTGGTGGTAGGGGGAGGCAAGGTCGGGTTCTACCTGGCGCGCACACTCCAGGAGAAGCATCACCAGGTGAGCGTGGTGGAGAAGAATCCGCGACGGGCGGTCATGCTGGCCGAGCAGCTTCCCGTGCTGGTGATCGCCGGTGACGGGACCAACCCCGCTTACCTTGCCGACGCGGGGGCCGATCGGGCCCAGGTGCTGGCGGCCGTCACCGGGCTGGACGAGGTCAACCTGGTGGCATGCCAGGTGGCCCGGGAGGAGTTCGGGGTGCCGCGCACCATCGCCCGGGTGAACAACCCCAAGAACCAGCATGTGCTGCAACAACTGGGCGTGGACATAGCAGTATCGAGCACGTCCATCATCGCCCGCTTCATCGAGCGGGAGACCAGCATGGGTGCCCTGCGGGAACTGCTCACCTTTCACCGGGGCGAGATGGCCCTCGTGGAAGCACAGCTGGACGAAGGTGCGCCAGCTGCCGGGCGGACAGTCAGGGAGCTGGCCGCTCACCTGCCCGCGGATTCGGTCCTGGTAGCGGTGGTGCGGGGCGAGCACGTGGTATTCCCGCGGGGAGATACCGTTCTGCTTCCCCACGACGGGGTGCTGGCCCTCACCACCACGGAGAGGGAAGAGGCCCTCATGCGCGCCCTGGTGGGCAGGGGGGCAAAGGCTGCCAGCACTCGCCGCCCGGGTGGCGGCACGACCCGGGCCGATGGGCCCGCGGCCGGTGGTGGCGCCGCGCTCGACGGGCCCGCACCGGGCGGTGGTAGCTCCCGGCCCCGGCCGGTTGCGCCCGGGTGGAGAGGGTGA